In the genome of Nocardia terpenica, one region contains:
- a CDS encoding alcohol dehydrogenase catalytic domain-containing protein: MRALVVGPGGRVQWRDVASPPPPGPGGAIVHPIAMATCDVDRPMGLGMFPYPLPMHFGHECVGEVVSVGEAVRTVHPGDRVVVPFQISCGTCSPCRSGHTGSCASVPPLSMYGFGVAGGHWGGVISDLVSVPYADAMLVALPEGIDPAAAASVADNVSDGYRSVAPYVDTMLQRDSDAHVVLLSEIGRREPFSSSVLLYAGLVAQAMGVRNIHFVDHRAHLRAEAERLGMNALAPNELRGLPPAALVVDSSATPAGLRRAIRYTAPDGTCTSLGSRNRSARIPALLMYGRNVTYRLARSHARTAIPAVLELMREGKLQPERVTTDLADLDHAPTAIRGHLTSDSTKTVLAE; encoded by the coding sequence ATGCGGGCATTGGTTGTCGGCCCGGGTGGACGCGTCCAGTGGCGCGACGTTGCGTCACCGCCGCCCCCCGGTCCCGGTGGAGCGATCGTGCATCCGATCGCGATGGCCACCTGTGATGTCGACCGGCCCATGGGTCTGGGTATGTTCCCGTACCCGTTGCCGATGCACTTCGGTCACGAGTGTGTCGGCGAGGTCGTGTCAGTCGGGGAGGCTGTCCGCACCGTACATCCCGGCGACCGCGTAGTCGTCCCGTTTCAGATCAGCTGCGGCACATGCTCTCCGTGCCGATCCGGTCACACCGGCAGTTGTGCCAGCGTTCCACCGTTATCGATGTATGGATTCGGCGTTGCCGGTGGCCACTGGGGTGGCGTGATCTCCGACCTGGTCTCGGTGCCGTACGCCGATGCCATGCTCGTGGCCCTGCCCGAGGGCATCGATCCGGCGGCGGCCGCATCGGTCGCCGACAACGTCTCCGACGGCTACCGCAGCGTTGCGCCCTACGTAGACACGATGTTGCAACGCGATTCGGATGCACACGTTGTGCTGCTGTCGGAAATCGGTCGGCGGGAACCGTTCAGCTCCAGCGTCTTGCTGTACGCCGGACTGGTCGCCCAGGCCATGGGTGTTCGCAACATCCACTTTGTCGATCATCGGGCGCACCTTCGCGCCGAAGCCGAGCGTCTAGGCATGAATGCGCTTGCGCCCAACGAGCTTCGCGGGCTTCCACCTGCAGCCCTTGTCGTCGATTCGTCGGCCACCCCCGCGGGCCTGCGGAGAGCGATTCGGTACACCGCGCCCGACGGCACCTGCACCAGCCTGGGTTCGAGGAACCGCAGTGCGCGAATCCCCGCCTTGCTGATGTATGGGCGCAATGTGACCTATCGTCTCGCCCGTAGCCACGCACGCACCGCCATACCGGCTGTGCTCGAGCTCATGCGCGAAGGCAAGCTCCAGCCGGAGCGAGTCACCACCGACCTAGCGGACCTCGACCATGCTCCGACTGCGATTCGAGGGCATCTCACCAGCGACTCGACCAAAACCGTTCTCGCCGAATGA